Within the Patescibacteria group bacterium genome, the region AAAAGAACCCTCAACTTTAATTAGATTCAGTAATCGCAAAATTGAAGTTTTGAGAAAAGGTGCTGATTATAAAATGCTACCTTTGTATTTATCAAAATAGCGCCTAACTCTTTTATTATTGACGATTTAAAGTATAATAAGAACACAATTTAATAGACAGCCAATTCAGTTGGAAGGGCTGAGTTGGCTGTCGCAATTATTTTTCCATGGCCGGATCAAGGGTCTCACCTCCTTTCCTTGGTTCGGCCGCCTAAAACATCAGGCGCCTCACGGGGCGCCTGTTTTCATTTTAATGAGAAATAAAGGAGAACTGTTCTCCTTTAGTTCTCATTTTTTAGATTTTAATTAAAAATGCTAAAATTATTCATTATGAAGCAAATTCCTAAACCGGCCATAGTTTTGATTTTGTTGGTAATAATTTTAAGCGCTTTTAGTTATTTAATTTGGCAGTATTATCTTGTTTATCAGGAGCTGGCGCGAACCAATAAAAAATTGATTTTTGTTAGTCAGACTTTTTCTAACTTGGCCGATTGGTTTGGGAAAGATGTTTTTCAGCTTAAGATTGCCAATCAAAACTTGACCAATCTATTAAAATCAGAACAAGGCAAAAACCAGTTTTTTGCTAAACAAATCTCCGGTATCCAGAGCACGGTCAGCGATTTGGAAAAATTAAACCAGCTTGATGAAGAGCTTTTGAAAAAATATTCCAAGGTTTATTTTTTGAACGAGCATTATCTGCCCCAGCAGCTTTCAATCATTGATAAAAAATACGCTTATAATCAGAACGAAGTTTATCAGATTCACAGCCAAGCCAAGCCGTATCTGTATCAAATGCTTGAAGCGGCTGATTCTGACGGAATGCCAATAAAAATAATTTCCGCCTACCGGTCTTTTGCCGACCAAGCCAATTTGAAATCAAGTTATAAAATGGTTTATGGTTCAGGAGCAAATCAGTTTTCCGCTGACCAAGGATATTCCGAGCACCAGCTCGGCACCGCAATTGATTTAACCACCCCGGAACTGGGCGCGGAATTTTATGATTTTGCCAAAACGCCGGCTTACCAATGGTTATTAAACAATGCTTATAAATACGGCTTTATCTTGTCTTATCCGGAAAATAACGCTTATTATGTTTTTGAGCCATGGCATTGGCGTTTTGTTGGCGTAATGCTGGCAACCGAACTTCATACTCAAAACAGGCATTTTTACGATTTAGACCAGCGGGAAATAGACAGGTATCTGATTAATATATTTGATTAAAATTTATGAGGCAGTATGTTGGTGTTATTTTAATAAATTCAAAGGGTTTTGTTTTGGCCCAGCATCGGGATAATAATCCCGAGATTATCGGGCCGAACACTTGGTGCACTGTTGGCGGCAGTGTTGACGGCAATGATTTGTCTTTAAAGCAGGCGGCGAAAAGGGAATTAGAAGAAGAAACCGGTTATAAAGTAAGAGAAGGGGAACTGGAACTGCTTGTTTAGGATAAATATTTAAGCGAGAAGGGAGATCGGATTCAAAGAATAATTTTTTGGGCGCGCTGCGATGAAAAGCAAACAATTCATTGTTATGAAGGCCAAGAAATTAGGTTTATTTCTCTGGAAGAAGTTGAATCTTTGAATTTTTACCAGGGGCACAGAGAGTTTTTTAAAAAAGCTTTAGGAAAATTTAAATAATTAAAAGATTATGATTGATTTTATAAAATACTCGCTCTGGCCAGCAGTAAAGGTAAAGCTGACTTATTGGTGGTGGGTAATTAAGTATCAAGGCAAAAAAAATATTCCGCCGGAATTGATTTTTGGCAAAATGTCTGAATCAATGAACCGGATGCAGGACGGCTTGCTTCAAGCTTTGCGTCATAGCCCGGATGATATTAGCGAAGAAGAAAAACAAGAACTCTTAAAACTACTGCGTTTGGCTGATTCTTTAGAAAAAGAGATTAACCAAGCAAAAACTGAAAATCAAGAAAAATAATATTTAGGAAGTATTTAGGAAGTCCGACTTCCGTAGATAGATACATAGATAAAGTTGATTAACTTGCCAATGCAGGTATTTCTATTTAAATTCCGCGATCGCGGGATTTAAATAGAAATAAAAAACAGAAAAAATAACAATCCCCGGTTAGACAATAAACCAATTAATCAGCCAAGATGTATAATTATTCGGGTCTTGACAAACAAAGATTCTTTGCTATACTAACAACGTCTTCAGGCGAAAGGCTTCGGCCCGGAACCCGAAGACACTGGAGAACTCCGCTTCGGCGGAGTTTTCCATTTGGTTTAATTTATGCTATAATTATTCAGCACTTCTTCTCCTTCTGAAGGAGGGGGGGGGGGGGGGGGGCGGGGGCGCCCCCCCCCANNNNNNNNNNTTTTTTTTATATATAGATATTTTTGCCCCCTGGGGTGGGGGGGGGCCCCCCCCCCCCCCCCCCCCCCCCCTCCAAAACTTATCTCCCGCTGATGCGGGATTTTATTTTGTTATAATTAAATCATATGTTAGAGTCTCGCCGCCAAAAAATTATTTTTATTGCCGTAATAATTTTTGTAATTTTGATTGCTTTGTCAGTGATTTATTTTGTTGCGATTAAAAAGCCCGCGGACCAGCGACGGAGGATTTTATATTATTCTCATCCAGTTTATGGCTATTTAATCTATCTACCTTTGGACTGGCAGGGCAGATATTTGGTTCAGGAGACAGAAGACGGAGTTTCTTTTTTATACAACTCTGAATCAGCCACAAAGCACGAGCTGTTTTCTATTATGGTTTACGATTGGCAAGAATGGCAAACAATTAAGCAATCCCAATTTTATCACGGCCGGGAGCTGGCCCAGAAAAACAATCTGGTTTTTGTTTTAACTCAAACCTCAGGCAATTCTTATTCGGGCAGGGAAGCAGAAGAGTTCCAAGCAATGGCAAGCCAGATCAGCCGGGTTATTGACAGTTTTGAGCTTAATTAAGGGCGTTTTTTCAGCTATTGACAGCGTCAGTTTGTTTTCTACAATAAAATTAATAATTAAGTTTAAAAAATTATGAAGAAGAAACTTTTGAAATTGATTGGTTTAGCTATTTTTGCCGGAGCGGTTATTTTTGCCTGGCAAGCTTGGGCTAAACCATTAGGGCAAACAGAAGCTCCGGTTCTTCCCGAGCAAGCCGGGATATATGATGTTCCCGGTCGGCCGGATTTGAAGATGCGGGTTTTTGTCTATAAAGATAAACTGGACAGCCCGCTTGGAAAGGGTAGCGGCGGGGGCAAACCGCCTAAACCATCGCCAACCCCGGATTATGTTTGCGGTTTAGTTGACCCTGATTCGAGCGCAGTGGTTGGCGCGGCTGGCTGGCATCTGCCAAGCAACTTTGTTTATGCTTTGAATCCAGGCAGCGCGCCGGGCAATATTG harbors:
- a CDS encoding M15 family metallopeptidase; protein product: MKQIPKPAIVLILLVIILSAFSYLIWQYYLVYQELARTNKKLIFVSQTFSNLADWFGKDVFQLKIANQNLTNLLKSEQGKNQFFAKQISGIQSTVSDLEKLNQLDEELLKKYSKVYFLNEHYLPQQLSIIDKKYAYNQNEVYQIHSQAKPYLYQMLEAADSDGMPIKIISAYRSFADQANLKSSYKMVYGSGANQFSADQGYSEHQLGTAIDLTTPELGAEFYDFAKTPAYQWLLNNAYKYGFILSYPENNAYYVFEPWHWRFVGVMLATELHTQNRHFYDLDQREIDRYLINIFD
- a CDS encoding NUDIX hydrolase, with protein sequence MRQYVGVILINSKGFVLAQHRDNNPEIIGPNTWCTVGGSVDGNDLSLKQAAKRELEEETGYKVREGELELLV